A section of the Candidatus Omnitrophota bacterium genome encodes:
- a CDS encoding FAD/NAD(P)-binding protein — protein sequence MNNPYRPIEAEVFDTITETPTIKTIRFKPKEEITFQTGQFIELTIPGVGEAPFTPSSRPSVKDIMEVTVMKVGKVTEKIHELKAGDIIGVRGPFGKGYPLDEFRGKEILVVGGGCGFAPLRSLMYSLFERSDDFKKLFFRGGCKTSKELVYRSEADEWAKRKDLDLKLTVDKGDSSWKGHVGLVTTILDDVKMNYKQGIAIVCGPPIMMKFATMKLLEMGFEENNIYLSMEKNMSCGIGKCGHCRIGTYYACKDGPVFRYDKINKFHEIWE from the coding sequence ATGAATAATCCATACAGGCCTATTGAGGCAGAAGTCTTCGATACAATCACAGAGACGCCTACAATAAAGACGATTAGATTCAAACCAAAAGAAGAGATAACGTTTCAAACAGGACAGTTCATAGAGTTGACTATTCCTGGTGTTGGAGAGGCCCCTTTTACTCCCTCATCGCGACCTTCTGTTAAAGATATAATGGAAGTTACTGTAATGAAAGTAGGCAAGGTTACTGAGAAGATTCACGAGTTGAAAGCGGGTGATATTATAGGAGTGAGGGGCCCTTTTGGGAAAGGATATCCTTTAGATGAATTTAGGGGAAAGGAAATCTTGGTTGTAGGCGGAGGTTGCGGCTTTGCGCCTTTAAGAAGTCTAATGTATTCTCTGTTTGAAAGAAGCGATGACTTTAAGAAATTATTCTTTAGAGGCGGCTGTAAAACATCTAAGGAGTTGGTATATAGAAGCGAGGCAGATGAGTGGGCCAAGAGAAAAGATTTAGATTTGAAACTTACAGTCGACAAAGGTGATAGTAGCTGGAAGGGACACGTGGGCCTGGTAACGACTATTTTAGATGATGTAAAGATGAATTATAAGCAAGGCATTGCGATTGTTTGTGGTCCTCCCATAATGATGAAATTTGCAACTATGAAATTGCTCGAAATGGGATTTGAGGAGAATAATATCTATCTTTCTATGGAAAAAAATATGTCCTGCGGCATTGGAAAATGCGGTCATTGTAGAATAGGCACTTATTATGCATGCAAAGATGGGCCGGTCTTTCGTTATGACAAGATAAATAAATTCCATGAAATTTGGGAGTGA
- a CDS encoding 4Fe-4S binding protein, translating to MKYPKIRELIEAIKALIKGPYTSKFPKQPHQPHPNFRGQPKFDDKKCVGCLACEEVCPVGAIAHSDVDATDGKHKRIISHYTDTCIFCGQCEAACIADHEGIKLSNDWELSFFDRSKAEEKIERELQVCEICAKPIACKKHLAWIAERIGELSFSSPTLYLTHLKNLGIVDENITSVLKDQGRSDRVKILCAACRRETTLTTKE from the coding sequence ATGAAATATCCTAAAATTAGAGAGTTGATTGAGGCAATAAAGGCGCTTATTAAAGGACCTTATACGTCAAAATTTCCAAAACAGCCGCATCAACCACATCCGAATTTCAGAGGACAGCCGAAGTTTGACGATAAAAAATGTGTTGGCTGTCTTGCCTGCGAAGAGGTCTGTCCGGTGGGAGCGATTGCTCATAGTGACGTAGATGCGACAGATGGTAAGCATAAGCGAATTATAAGTCATTATACAGATACATGTATATTCTGTGGTCAGTGTGAGGCAGCTTGTATTGCTGATCATGAAGGTATAAAGTTATCCAATGATTGGGAGCTTTCATTCTTTGATAGGAGTAAGGCCGAAGAGAAAATAGAAAGAGAGTTGCAGGTTTGCGAAATCTGCGCTAAACCTATTGCCTGCAAAAAGCACCTGGCCTGGATTGCCGAAAGGATAGGAGAACTCAGTTTTTCAAGCCCCACACTTTATCTTACCCATCTTAAAAACCTTGGAATAGTTGATGAAAACATTACTTCTGTATTGAAAGACCAAGGACGTTCTGACCGAGTAAAAATTCTCTGTGCCGCCTGCAGGAGAGAAACTACCCTGACTACGAAAGAGTAA
- a CDS encoding sodium:proton antiporter produces the protein MIYLLCLCLFSVGLYCILRKRNIIKIIIGIVIAEYAVNLFFILIAFRMNGRAPLFSPDVNITNMVDPLPQALVLTAIVIGLATTALLVAIAMRIYEKYGTFDITKIRELRG, from the coding sequence ATGATTTATTTACTCTGTCTTTGTCTATTCTCAGTCGGACTTTATTGCATATTAAGGAAACGCAATATTATTAAGATTATTATTGGCATCGTCATAGCCGAATATGCAGTAAACCTATTTTTTATATTGATAGCCTTTAGGATGAATGGCCGCGCTCCGCTCTTTTCACCTGATGTGAACATAACAAATATGGTTGATCCCTTACCGCAGGCATTGGTGTTGACAGCGATTGTAATTGGACTTGCGACCACTGCATTATTAGTAGCTATTGCTATGAGAATTTATGAGAAATACGGGACATTTGATATAACAAAGATAAGGGAGCTTAGGGGATGA
- a CDS encoding Na+/H+ antiporter subunit E, with the protein MKSRIILFIVAFVTWSFLNWVPDWQHLVTGVFVSGLVAYLTGDLFIQTPGKLKHRLRYYYFFFNYLPIFLWEIIKANIDVAYRVIHPNLPINPGIVKVKTSLKSDTALTFLANSITLTPGTLSVDIDRDNGILYVHWINVETEDIESATKRIVGRFEKMLAKIFD; encoded by the coding sequence ATGAAGAGCAGGATAATTTTATTTATAGTAGCGTTTGTGACTTGGTCCTTTTTGAACTGGGTGCCAGACTGGCAGCATCTTGTTACAGGCGTTTTTGTTTCCGGCCTTGTGGCTTATCTGACAGGTGATTTATTTATCCAGACGCCGGGAAAATTAAAACATCGCCTACGTTATTATTACTTTTTCTTTAATTATCTGCCCATATTCTTATGGGAAATAATTAAGGCCAATATAGATGTCGCCTATAGGGTTATACATCCAAATCTGCCTATAAATCCTGGGATTGTGAAAGTAAAGACCAGTTTGAAGTCAGATACAGCCTTGACATTTTTGGCTAATTCGATAACGCTTACACCTGGTACTCTAAGCGTTGATATTGATAGAGATAATGGAATTTTGTATGTGCATTGGATTAACGTAGAGACAGAGGATATCGAATCTGCCACAAAGCGTATTGTGGGACGTTTTGAAAAGATGCTGGCGAAAATTTTTGATTAG
- a CDS encoding 4Fe-4S dicluster domain-containing protein, which produces MSTSAEEIHQGKLNIKSEKGKDKRLFIDLDICSSGECKDCEINCSYFYHPDNNGIMSVAELATYALVCRRCEEPHCVNACPVQALEQDKDKDKFLIRHNMRCISCKSCSHACPYGTIYPENVPLLIQNCDFCLDRKNKPDEPLCIKTCPYGALALKKSDIKLDKDTFLVGDNLIVHSTHWDREKA; this is translated from the coding sequence ATGAGTACGAGTGCAGAAGAAATTCATCAGGGAAAATTAAATATCAAGTCGGAAAAGGGTAAGGACAAGAGGCTTTTTATCGATCTTGATATCTGTTCTTCAGGTGAATGTAAGGACTGCGAAATAAATTGTAGTTATTTTTATCATCCAGATAATAATGGCATTATGTCAGTAGCAGAGCTAGCAACTTATGCTCTTGTCTGCAGAAGATGCGAAGAGCCGCACTGCGTTAATGCCTGTCCTGTCCAAGCCCTGGAACAGGATAAGGATAAGGATAAGTTTTTGATAAGGCATAATATGCGTTGCATAAGCTGTAAGTCTTGCTCCCATGCCTGTCCTTACGGCACGATATATCCAGAAAATGTCCCTTTGCTAATTCAGAATTGCGATTTTTGTCTTGATAGAAAAAATAAGCCGGATGAACCGTTGTGTATAAAGACCTGCCCTTACGGTGCCTTGGCCTTGAAGAAGAGCGATATCAAATTGGATAAGGATACTTTTTTAGTAGGTGATAATCTAATAGTCCATTCTACACATTGGGATAGGGAAAAGGCGTGA
- the nuoB gene encoding NADH-quinone oxidoreductase subunit NuoB, translated as MKLKALLKSPWVFHLSTGSCNNCDIEILDCLTPRFDVERFGMLLAGSIRHADVLLVTGSGNRKSMQRVKKLYEQVPKPCLVVAIGECSLSRGMFIDSYNCPMPLDKIIPVDVYIPGCPPKPEAIIAGVVKLIEKVKKG; from the coding sequence ATGAAATTAAAGGCATTACTGAAATCTCCCTGGGTGTTTCACCTCTCGACCGGTAGTTGCAACAACTGCGATATCGAGATACTAGACTGTCTTACGCCCAGATTTGATGTGGAAAGATTTGGAATGCTCTTAGCAGGCAGTATTAGGCATGCTGATGTGCTTTTGGTTACTGGTTCAGGTAACAGAAAATCAATGCAGAGAGTAAAAAAATTGTACGAGCAGGTTCCAAAACCATGCCTTGTCGTTGCTATAGGAGAGTGTTCTTTGTCTCGAGGTATGTTTATTGACAGTTATAATTGCCCTATGCCTTTGGATAAAATTATACCAGTTGATGTTTATATACCAGGCTGTCCTCCTAAACCAGAGGCGATTATTGCAGGTGTAGTAAAATTGATTGAGAAGGTAAAAAAGGGCTAA
- a CDS encoding NADH-quinone oxidoreductase subunit C: protein MKREEVLSDLKERFKKDIVDFFDKHSKRVYIEIKPESLVKVASYIFKDLKARFNIASGLDARNHMEILYHFILEEINLLISLRVKLDKSKLEIDSLSNVFEGANWIEREIHELLGINFRNHPDLRRLLLSEDWPEGVYPLRRDYKEWDKKAIRDRGV from the coding sequence ATGAAAAGAGAAGAAGTCTTATCTGATTTAAAAGAAAGATTCAAAAAAGATATAGTTGATTTTTTTGATAAGCATTCCAAAAGGGTTTATATCGAGATTAAGCCTGAATCATTGGTTAAGGTAGCCTCCTACATTTTTAAAGACTTAAAGGCGCGCTTTAATATTGCATCTGGACTAGATGCGCGAAATCATATGGAGATTTTATATCACTTTATATTAGAAGAAATAAATCTACTGATATCTCTAAGAGTAAAACTGGATAAGTCAAAACTGGAAATAGATTCACTCAGCAATGTCTTTGAGGGTGCGAATTGGATTGAGAGAGAAATCCATGAACTTCTGGGTATAAATTTTAGGAATCACCCTGATTTGAGAAGACTTCTTTTGTCAGAGGATTGGCCTGAAGGCGTTTATCCATTGAGAAGAGATTATAAAGAGTGGGATAAAAAGGCTATCCGGGATAGGGGAGTATAA
- a CDS encoding 4Fe-4S dicluster domain-containing protein, translating to MHYLSSESLSRFLEILKNDYEVYAPVKKGDQRFYKRYTDSGDSFIIGEVRSFEPLKSFFSRAREKVADDFKPDIPHHRDRPLAIVGVKACDLKGFKVQDHVFRDHDYEDPFYLKARKENLIISADCTCAIDTCFCLAMGIKPYPQEDFDINLSQISNGFIVEAGSRKGGELIDKNSALFEKASQASITERDQQRSRVIKEVEKNIKDNFIPNQGSLEGIIEKNYESDIWADEAKTCVECGACNTVCPTCHCFLLYDQKDTRAMARFRIWDSCMIKDFAKVAGGANPRSKLWMRLRNRFEKKFDFFPRLANVYACTGCGRCISACPAKIDIRKVLKRLVKDE from the coding sequence ATGCATTATCTATCTTCTGAAAGCCTCTCCAGATTTTTAGAAATCCTAAAAAATGACTATGAGGTCTACGCCCCTGTTAAAAAGGGAGATCAGCGTTTTTATAAGAGGTATACTGATTCTGGCGATTCTTTTATAATTGGTGAAGTGCGCTCATTTGAACCGCTAAAGTCATTTTTCTCTCGCGCCAGGGAAAAGGTTGCGGATGATTTCAAACCTGACATTCCGCATCATCGGGATAGGCCTCTTGCCATCGTAGGAGTAAAGGCCTGCGATCTAAAAGGTTTTAAGGTCCAAGACCATGTATTCAGAGACCACGATTATGAGGATCCCTTTTATCTTAAGGCACGCAAGGAAAATTTAATTATCTCAGCTGATTGTACCTGTGCCATAGATACTTGTTTCTGCCTTGCCATGGGGATTAAGCCTTACCCCCAGGAAGACTTTGATATTAATCTTTCTCAAATCAGTAATGGTTTTATCGTAGAGGCTGGTTCGCGAAAAGGCGGCGAGCTTATTGACAAGAATTCTGCTCTTTTTGAAAAGGCAAGTCAGGCCTCTATTACAGAGCGAGACCAGCAGAGGAGCAGGGTTATTAAGGAAGTCGAAAAAAATATTAAAGATAATTTTATTCCAAATCAAGGGTCTTTGGAAGGGATTATAGAAAAGAATTATGAATCCGATATCTGGGCTGATGAGGCTAAGACCTGCGTAGAATGCGGTGCATGTAATACTGTTTGTCCAACCTGTCATTGCTTCCTTCTCTATGACCAGAAGGATACAAGGGCCATGGCGCGTTTTCGTATTTGGGATTCATGTATGATAAAGGACTTTGCAAAGGTAGCGGGCGGTGCTAATCCTAGGTCAAAACTCTGGATGAGATTGAGAAACAGGTTCGAAAAGAAGTTCGATTTCTTTCCAAGGCTTGCCAATGTTTATGCATGCACAGGTTGCGGTCGCTGCATATCTGCCTGTCCGGCAAAGATAGATATAAGAAAGGTTTTAAAGAGATTAGTAAAAGATGAATAA
- a CDS encoding DUF4040 domain-containing protein, producing the protein MAELYLLLIFMIIAAIIAVEVEDLLSSVIAVGAVGLGLSIVFLILKAPDVAITQLVVEILCLIILIRATLKRDIPFSTTGRWFFNTLITVCFIAVFLMLAHKCLKDIPEFGFPIMRVAKTYLSQGLNKTGASNLVASVILDFRAYDTLGEATILFTAVVGVLAIVRGVGRKKEKQIIREEDE; encoded by the coding sequence ATGGCAGAGCTGTACTTGTTATTAATATTTATGATTATCGCTGCGATAATCGCCGTTGAAGTAGAGGATCTTCTTTCTTCGGTAATTGCAGTTGGTGCTGTAGGCTTAGGGCTTTCAATAGTTTTTTTGATACTCAAGGCACCTGATGTAGCCATTACACAGCTTGTTGTTGAGATATTGTGCCTTATTATCCTGATAAGGGCGACATTGAAGAGGGATATTCCTTTTTCAACTACAGGCAGGTGGTTTTTTAATACACTTATTACAGTCTGTTTTATTGCAGTATTTCTGATGTTGGCTCACAAATGCTTAAAGGATATACCAGAATTTGGTTTTCCGATAATGCGGGTTGCAAAAACATATTTGTCACAAGGACTGAATAAGACAGGTGCCAGTAATCTCGTTGCTTCTGTAATACTTGATTTTAGGGCCTATGATACTTTGGGTGAGGCCACAATATTATTTACAGCTGTAGTGGGTGTTTTGGCGATTGTGCGCGGCGTCGGCAGAAAGAAAGAAAAACAAATAATTAGGGAAGAGGATGAGTAG
- a CDS encoding hydrogenase 3 maturation endopeptidase HyCI, with amino-acid sequence MKDIFKGKVVVVGVGNILRRDDGFGPVLIDKLKANTSVVCIDAGSSLEGYAGKIAKEKPDTILIADAVHLGLEPGNYDILKSSEIVKGGLTTHDISPRMFLDYLKKETGADIYMLGIQPEDVSFGEGLSESVKGALEEIVGLIREAEHA; translated from the coding sequence ATGAAAGATATTTTCAAAGGAAAGGTTGTTGTTGTGGGTGTCGGTAATATCTTGCGTAGAGATGATGGCTTTGGTCCTGTTCTGATTGATAAGCTAAAAGCAAATACAAGTGTAGTATGTATTGATGCAGGTTCCTCTCTTGAAGGTTACGCTGGCAAAATTGCAAAAGAGAAGCCTGATACGATATTAATCGCTGACGCTGTGCATTTGGGGCTTGAACCAGGAAACTATGACATTTTGAAGTCATCTGAGATAGTAAAAGGTGGTTTAACTACGCATGATATTTCACCTAGAATGTTCCTTGACTATCTAAAAAAAGAAACAGGGGCAGATATATATATGCTGGGTATTCAACCAGAGGATGTTTCTTTTGGCGAGGGGTTATCTGAGAGCGTTAAAGGAGCCCTGGAAGAAATAGTGGGTTTAATAAGAGAGGCAGAACATGCATGA
- a CDS encoding monovalent cation/H+ antiporter subunit D family protein, producing the protein MMQLESIIPLFVAIPLGGAFLISLLGKRIKWLPDCFGVITTLLLCGLSLFSVRLCSTFGILTYNVGSWLPPIGIGMVLDGLASFMLVTVNLIACCVTVYSINYMERFTAKWKFYTLFLLMLGGMNGVIISGDIFNLFVFLEIASVASYALVAFGTERHELEAAFKYAVMGTVASLFILLGIAFLYSYTSTLNMADMSRILMLKGTGNITLLVSVLFIMGFGLKAALVPFHAWLPDAHPSAPAPISAMLSGVLIKSLGIYALCRIFYNVIGISPAISSILMFLGTLSMVIGGYLAIGQWDFKRLLAYSSISQIGYIVLGIGLGTPLGILGGLFHLFNHSIFKSLLFLNSGALEYSTGTRDLQKMGGLSKRMPFTNATSLIGSMSIAGVPPFNGFWSKLLIIIAAVQAQRYGYAFWAVLVSILTLAMYTKVLKYAFFGKLKERLNRIKEVPFFMKLSMGVLAFICLAGGLLLISGEAGSFLTMSTDVLLNGTGYAAMVLRNIR; encoded by the coding sequence ATGATGCAGTTAGAGAGTATAATACCGCTTTTTGTCGCTATTCCATTAGGAGGCGCGTTTCTAATCTCGCTTCTCGGCAAAAGAATAAAATGGCTGCCGGATTGTTTTGGTGTAATAACAACGCTCCTTTTGTGTGGTCTGTCTTTGTTTAGCGTGCGCCTTTGTAGTACATTTGGAATACTTACCTATAATGTTGGTTCTTGGCTGCCGCCTATAGGCATAGGAATGGTTTTAGATGGATTGGCCTCATTTATGCTTGTGACTGTAAATTTGATTGCATGCTGTGTTACGGTTTATTCAATAAATTACATGGAAAGATTCACCGCTAAATGGAAATTTTATACATTGTTTCTTTTGATGCTAGGCGGGATGAACGGTGTGATTATAAGCGGAGACATATTTAATCTTTTTGTATTTTTAGAGATTGCCTCTGTGGCAAGCTATGCCTTGGTTGCATTCGGAACAGAGCGCCATGAACTTGAGGCAGCGTTTAAATATGCTGTTATGGGTACGGTAGCTTCGCTTTTTATTCTTTTGGGTATAGCATTTTTATACAGTTATACTTCTACACTGAATATGGCGGATATGTCAAGAATCTTGATGCTAAAAGGAACAGGTAATATTACCCTTTTGGTAAGCGTTCTCTTTATTATGGGATTCGGCTTGAAGGCAGCACTCGTTCCTTTCCATGCCTGGCTGCCAGATGCCCATCCTTCTGCACCCGCACCAATATCTGCTATGCTCTCTGGCGTATTAATAAAATCACTTGGCATCTATGCCTTATGTAGAATATTCTACAATGTAATTGGTATAAGCCCTGCCATATCTTCAATATTAATGTTTTTAGGAACACTGTCTATGGTTATTGGCGGCTATTTGGCTATTGGCCAATGGGATTTCAAACGACTCCTGGCATATTCATCTATAAGCCAGATAGGCTATATTGTTCTGGGTATTGGCCTGGGAACGCCATTAGGTATATTGGGTGGATTGTTTCACCTTTTTAACCATTCTATATTTAAGTCACTGCTCTTTTTGAATTCCGGAGCCCTAGAATATTCAACAGGCACACGCGATTTGCAGAAGATGGGAGGGCTTTCCAAGAGAATGCCTTTTACGAATGCAACGAGTCTCATAGGATCTATGTCCATTGCAGGCGTTCCACCTTTTAATGGATTCTGGAGTAAACTACTTATTATAATTGCAGCAGTACAGGCGCAGAGATATGGATATGCATTTTGGGCTGTTTTGGTGAGTATATTGACCTTGGCAATGTATACTAAGGTCCTGAAATACGCATTCTTTGGCAAATTAAAGGAAAGATTGAACAGGATAAAAGAGGTACCGTTTTTTATGAAGTTGTCTATGGGTGTATTGGCATTTATATGTTTAGCAGGAGGACTCTTGCTTATTTCCGGCGAAGCCGGGTCTTTTCTTACTATGTCAACAGATGTTCTTTTAAATGGCACTGGATATGCGGCAATGGTTTTAAGGAATATACGATGA
- a CDS encoding NADH-quinone oxidoreductase subunit H, producing MIYIIYFLFFGFLLTAVIGLLASWIDRKVTARVQYRVGPPILQPLIDIIKLLGKETLIPGRAHKLTFLMAPVIGIAAVILVSTLLWMNNISPDKGFLGDLIVVLYLLVIPSLSIVMGGFASGNPLASLGASREMKLVLGYELPFLLAVLVPIIKSNFSIRLGEILGFQAASGVIIGSFSGILAFIVILMCVQAKLALVPFDIPEAETEIIGGPLIEYSGSALAIYRLMKNMFLFVLPFFLMILFMGGFRFDGIHLLYGILKYVGIVALITVIRNTNPRVRIDQAIRFFWGPMTIIALVALVLALLGK from the coding sequence GTGATCTATATAATCTATTTTTTATTTTTTGGTTTTCTCTTAACAGCTGTTATCGGACTTCTGGCAAGCTGGATAGATAGGAAGGTTACGGCCAGGGTTCAATATCGGGTTGGTCCGCCGATTCTGCAGCCATTGATAGATATCATAAAACTTCTCGGTAAGGAGACGCTTATCCCAGGTAGGGCTCATAAGCTAACATTTTTGATGGCACCGGTTATTGGTATCGCGGCTGTTATATTAGTATCGACCTTACTATGGATGAATAATATCAGTCCTGATAAGGGCTTCCTGGGTGACCTTATAGTAGTATTATATTTATTGGTGATTCCTTCTTTGAGCATTGTTATGGGTGGCTTTGCATCAGGCAATCCGCTTGCAAGTTTAGGCGCTTCCAGAGAGATGAAGCTTGTATTAGGTTATGAACTTCCATTTTTGCTTGCAGTATTGGTTCCGATTATAAAATCTAATTTTTCTATTAGACTTGGCGAGATACTAGGTTTTCAGGCAGCTAGTGGTGTTATTATTGGGAGCTTCTCTGGCATCTTGGCCTTTATTGTTATCTTGATGTGTGTGCAGGCAAAGTTGGCCCTGGTTCCTTTTGATATACCAGAGGCAGAGACAGAAATAATAGGCGGTCCCTTGATAGAATATTCAGGTAGCGCACTTGCTATTTATAGACTCATGAAGAATATGTTCTTATTTGTATTGCCGTTTTTCTTGATGATATTATTCATGGGCGGGTTTAGATTTGATGGCATACACCTTTTATATGGTATTTTAAAATATGTTGGCATAGTTGCTCTTATAACAGTTATAAGAAATACTAACCCCCGCGTAAGGATTGATCAGGCGATTAGATTTTTTTGGGGTCCAATGACTATAATTGCTTTAGTTGCACTTGTCTTGGCATTGTTGGGGAAATAG
- the mnhG gene encoding monovalent cation/H(+) antiporter subunit G: MNNIIGLIFITVGLMFDLLGCLGLVRLPDVYNRLQAATKCVTLGTCSILFGTFLIVGFTAAGMKSLLCIIFLILTSPVAAHAIARGAHRSGVKLWDKSVVDKYAQDKEGEV; this comes from the coding sequence ATGAATAACATAATAGGACTGATATTTATAACGGTTGGTCTAATGTTTGATCTATTGGGATGCCTTGGGCTTGTACGGCTTCCGGATGTATATAATCGTCTGCAGGCTGCCACAAAATGTGTTACCCTAGGCACCTGTAGTATACTGTTTGGGACATTTCTCATTGTTGGATTTACTGCTGCAGGAATGAAATCACTTTTATGTATAATATTCCTTATCTTAACCTCTCCTGTGGCAGCGCATGCCATAGCCAGAGGTGCGCATCGCTCAGGTGTCAAGCTTTGGGATAAGAGCGTTGTTGATAAATACGCCCAAGATAAAGAGGGCGAGGTCTAG
- a CDS encoding hydrogenase maturation nickel metallochaperone HypA has translation MHESHLIEPIIKGISEHAKKEGAKKVSKLILKIGELNCLNEDSFKATFSLLSKGTMLDGAKLEIVFFPGSRIEVVSFDVE, from the coding sequence ATGCATGAGTCACATTTGATTGAGCCGATAATCAAAGGAATATCAGAGCACGCAAAAAAAGAAGGGGCCAAAAAAGTATCCAAGCTAATTCTAAAGATTGGAGAGCTGAATTGCCTAAATGAGGATTCGTTTAAGGCAACATTCTCTCTTCTGTCAAAAGGGACTATGCTTGATGGCGCTAAATTAGAGATTGTATTTTTCCCAGGCTCCAGGATAGAGGTTGTATCCTTTGATGTGGAATAG
- a CDS encoding nickel-dependent hydrogenase large subunit: MARTIVPIGPYHPLQEEPEFFTLTVEGERVVDVDVQIGYNHRGIEKLSESKTFDQSTFVIERICGICSTSHPFAYTRAVEDIIPMEVPPRAKYIRTIIAEGERIHSHLLWLGLAGHFLGYNTVYMWAWKLREEILDVMEILSGNRNNYAMFKPGGVRRDIKPEDIPGVLSKIDSIVPTLTMLKKAVIDDPVLHARTKGVGILTKEESIDFCALGPTARASGVGRDLRKDSPYGAYEEVEWDMIVTQNGDVFDKVVVRILETFESIKIMKHCLSNLPKGEIDANIKSIPSGEGIGHIEAPRGECFHYVRSDGTNRPVRHKVRAPTFMNLPTYKATIVGETISDATIILAAIDPCYCCTERMAVRNKKGEKMYNGQDLVRLSQDKTKQIRKKMGV, encoded by the coding sequence ATGGCGCGAACAATAGTTCCAATAGGACCATATCATCCGCTTCAAGAAGAGCCGGAATTTTTTACCCTGACAGTTGAAGGTGAAAGGGTAGTGGATGTTGATGTGCAGATAGGCTATAACCATAGGGGAATAGAAAAACTCTCTGAGAGCAAGACATTTGACCAATCTACTTTTGTCATAGAGAGAATCTGCGGTATATGTTCTACAAGCCATCCATTTGCTTATACAAGGGCAGTAGAGGATATCATACCTATGGAGGTACCTCCTAGGGCAAAATATATAAGGACAATAATCGCCGAAGGCGAAAGAATACATTCGCATCTGTTATGGCTTGGGCTTGCCGGTCATTTCTTAGGATATAATACTGTTTATATGTGGGCCTGGAAGTTACGAGAAGAAATCTTAGATGTGATGGAAATATTATCCGGCAACAGAAATAACTATGCTATGTTTAAGCCCGGCGGAGTAAGAAGAGATATAAAGCCTGAAGATATTCCGGGCGTCTTAAGCAAGATAGACTCTATTGTTCCTACTTTAACAATGCTCAAGAAAGCTGTTATAGATGATCCTGTTCTTCATGCGCGTACCAAGGGAGTCGGGATTCTTACAAAAGAAGAGTCTATAGACTTTTGTGCGCTTGGGCCTACTGCGAGGGCATCAGGCGTTGGGCGAGACCTGAGAAAAGATTCTCCTTACGGAGCATATGAAGAAGTAGAATGGGACATGATAGTAACCCAGAATGGCGATGTGTTTGATAAGGTAGTTGTCAGGATACTGGAGACATTTGAGTCGATAAAGATAATGAAGCACTGCCTATCAAATTTGCCAAAAGGTGAAATAGACGCAAATATAAAGAGTATCCCGTCGGGTGAAGGTATTGGTCATATCGAGGCACCAAGGGGTGAATGTTTCCATTATGTAAGAAGCGATGGAACTAATAGGCCAGTCCGACATAAAGTACGCGCACCAACCTTTATGAACCTGCCGACATATAAGGCGACTATTGTGGGTGAGACGATTTCTGATGCAACAATAATTTTAGCTGCTATAGATCCCTGCTATTGTTGTACGGAAAGGATGGCAGTGCGCAATAAGAAGGGTGAGAAGATGTATAACGGTCAGGATCTAGTTAGATTATCACAGGATAAGACTAAACAGATTAGAAAGAAGATGGGTGTGTAG
- a CDS encoding cation:proton antiporter yields the protein MIRPMPCLFQAGLIYVEFLCRALYIIILACFLCLYRIYRGPTGADRIVAIDILGIMIVGFCSLLTIATGRLWYIDIGIAWALQSFISTLALSKYLEGRGFDE from the coding sequence ATGATTCGGCCTATGCCCTGTCTTTTTCAAGCCGGGCTTATCTACGTTGAGTTTCTGTGTAGAGCGCTTTACATAATTATATTGGCCTGTTTCCTATGTCTTTACCGTATCTATCGAGGCCCAACCGGAGCTGACAGGATTGTTGCCATAGATATCTTGGGTATCATGATTGTAGGATTCTGTTCATTATTGACTATAGCAACAGGTCGCCTCTGGTATATTGATATTGGTATAGCTTGGGCGCTTCAGAGTTTTATAAGCACGTTAGCACTTTCCAAATACTTGGAAGGAAGAGGCTTTGATGAATAA